In the genome of Pseudomonadota bacterium, the window TTTTAAACCAGTTAAACCACATACATCTTTTATTCTATAAAATACCTTATCAGGGATATCCTGGGTCATTTCCCTTTTACGCTGTTTATCTCATCTTTCAGAATCTGGCTTAGCCTGAAATTTAAAACCTTTCTTTTAGAAATCACAATTTCCTGGCCTGTTTGAGGATTTCTCCCTCTCCTTGCCTTCTTTTCTTTCACAATGAAATTACCAAACCCTGATATTTTAACATTTTCACCATTTGCCAGGGATTTTTTTATGATCTCAAAACAACTATCAACAATATTCGCACACTCCCTTTTAGAAAACCCAAGCTTCTCATAAAGATTTGTAACTATTTCTAACTTTGTCATATGCCCTCCTTAAGTTCTTAACGTAACTCCTTCTATATTTGTAAGTTCTTTTATAATAATTTCCTGTAAATTGTTTACTTCCCCGTCCTTCAGGGTATCCTCGAATGATTGAAATACCACGCGAAGGGATATGCTTCTCGCCTCTTTTTTAAACATATCGAATACCCCAACGGTTGTTATCAGGGGCGAAACCCTTTTAATGCTTTCGATAAGGGTAGAAACAGGTATTTTATCGTCTATATAAAATGAAAAGTCCCTCGTTGCCTGCGGGTATCTTGGTATCTGTCTGTATTTCACCCCTGAGCTACCCTTCTCTATGATTATATCAAATCTTAGCTCTGCACAATAGACCTTTTGTTCAATCTCATATGTTTTTAAGACCTCTTCTTTTATCTCTCCAATCCAGCCTATCTTTTGCTCATCCATAAAAATGTCGGCAGCCCTGTTACTGTTTAAAAAAGGTTCCTCACTTCTATTGATTGAGAAATCAAGGCCAAAGCGTTCCATCAAGCCTTCCAGAATCCCTTTTATGTCGAAAAAATCGTATTCAGAGTAAGCATCTCTCCAGAAGTAATCCCTTTCTTTCCCTGTCAGAGCAAAACAAATAGCAGGATATTCATATGGTAGACCTTCCCCGCTTGAGAAAAACACCTTCCCCATCTCAAAGAACCTCAGATTTTTTACACCTCTATTTGCGTTGTAGGCAATATTTTTTAATATCCCGGCAGTGATAAACGTTCTCATTATCCCGTAGTCTTTTGATATAGGGTTCATTATATTTACGCATGAAGCCCTCTCATCAGACGCTGAAATTAAGAAATTTTCTATATCTTTCACACTGGAGAAGGCATAGTTTATCAGCTCAAAGAAACCTGAAGACCTGAAATAGTCTTTTGCTTCATTTGAATAGATATCCTTTTTATCCCTCTTTTGTGCCTGTAATGTGGTGACAGGTGTTGTTGCCGGTACATGTTCGTAACCGTATATCCGTGCCACTTCTTCTATAATGTCCATATACTCGTTTAAGTCGTGCCTGAATGATGGAATTGAGACTAAAAGACCGTTCTCCTCCTCATTCATCACCTCCAGTTCTATTGATTTTAAAGCATTCATAATCTCATTCCGTTCTATAGTTGTTCCCACAATGTCATTTATCTTTCCAAAACTCACATAGATGCTCTTTTTCTCTTTATCCTCTTTCACCTCCTTTTTTCCTTTTATAACAGTCCCGCCTGAGAGTTGATTCATCAGACTGATAGCCCTCTTCGCTGCGAGATCAACATTGTCAATATCAATCCCCTTTTCAAATCGTAGTGAGGCCTCTGACCTGAGACCCAGCCTTCTTGCTGTTTGTCTTATGAATAATGGGTTAAAGAAGGCACTTTCCAGCGCTACATTTTTTGTGTTTTCTGTTATCTCTGAATTCTCACCACCCATAATGCCTGCAATCGCAACAGGGCCTGCTCCATCACATATCAGTATATCCCTCTCATTCAGCTTTCTGTCCTCACCATCAAGGGTACGGAAAACCGTTTCACCTTCTGCCAGTTTTACCTCAATTTTTCTGCCTCTCAACATATCATAGTCAAATGCATGAAGGGGTTGTCCAAACTCAAGCATCACGTAGTTAGTAACATCAACAATCGAATTTATCGGTCTCAT includes:
- the pheT gene encoding phenylalanine--tRNA ligase subunit beta, which produces MRIPYEWLKEFVVLNAEPHELARRLTMRGLEVESIEEQTPSFDRVVIGKILKIDKHPHAQNLLICNVDIGRDTFPIVCGTKNFKNGDKVPVALAGAQLADGVTIERKDIKGIESIGMLCSEKELGLSDDHSGIFILPDSLKVGDELKEAPWIKDVVLDINVAPNRGDLLSIYGIAREVGSIFNQKVTVPSFRLEGGRKEDIKEYLKLEVLNKDACPRYVLRIIKGISIVSSPYWMRSRIMKCGMRPINSIVDVTNYVMLEFGQPLHAFDYDMLRGRKIEVKLAEGETVFRTLDGEDRKLNERDILICDGAGPVAIAGIMGGENSEITENTKNVALESAFFNPLFIRQTARRLGLRSEASLRFEKGIDIDNVDLAAKRAISLMNQLSGGTVIKGKKEVKEDKEKKSIYVSFGKINDIVGTTIERNEIMNALKSIELEVMNEEENGLLVSIPSFRHDLNEYMDIIEEVARIYGYEHVPATTPVTTLQAQKRDKKDIYSNEAKDYFRSSGFFELINYAFSSVKDIENFLISASDERASCVNIMNPISKDYGIMRTFITAGILKNIAYNANRGVKNLRFFEMGKVFFSSGEGLPYEYPAICFALTGKERDYFWRDAYSEYDFFDIKGILEGLMERFGLDFSINRSEEPFLNSNRAADIFMDEQKIGWIGEIKEEVLKTYEIEQKVYCAELRFDIIIEKGSSGVKYRQIPRYPQATRDFSFYIDDKIPVSTLIESIKRVSPLITTVGVFDMFKKEARSISLRVVFQSFEDTLKDGEVNNLQEIIIKELTNIEGVTLRT
- a CDS encoding integration host factor subunit alpha, with translation MTKLEIVTNLYEKLGFSKRECANIVDSCFEIIKKSLANGENVKISGFGNFIVKEKKARRGRNPQTGQEIVISKRKVLNFRLSQILKDEINSVKGK